From the genome of Nocardia sp. NBC_01503, one region includes:
- a CDS encoding polyadenylate-specific 3'-exoribonuclease AS yields MSLRYFYDSEFIENGVTIDLVSIAVVCEDGREYYAVSTEFDADKAGPFVRRNVLPKLPPPASHLWRSREKIREDLYRFFLPRPGIEPELWAWVGAYDHVALCQLWGSMVDLPNALPRYTNELRQHWNQHGQPPLPPIPKDAHDALADARHNLAKFEAIEAHRRIRSGA; encoded by the coding sequence ATCTCGCTCCGATATTTTTATGACTCGGAATTCATCGAAAACGGGGTCACCATCGATCTCGTCTCGATCGCCGTCGTCTGCGAGGACGGCCGCGAATATTACGCGGTCTCAACGGAATTCGATGCCGACAAAGCCGGGCCGTTCGTACGCCGCAATGTGCTGCCCAAGCTACCGCCGCCCGCGTCGCACCTGTGGCGCAGCCGCGAGAAGATCCGCGAGGACCTTTACCGCTTCTTCCTGCCGCGCCCGGGTATCGAGCCGGAGCTGTGGGCCTGGGTCGGCGCCTACGACCACGTGGCACTGTGCCAGCTCTGGGGATCCATGGTCGATCTGCCGAACGCGCTCCCCCGCTACACCAATGAGCTGCGCCAGCATTGGAATCAGCACGGACAACCGCCGCTGCCACCGATCCCGAAGGACGCGCACGACGCGCTCGCGGATGCTCGCCACAACCTGGCGAAATTCGAGGCCATCGAGGCGCATCGCCGCATCCGATCAGGCGCATAG
- a CDS encoding DUF262 domain-containing protein, translated as MAQQHDADFQTFAMLRELGDSGELVDVERENSDGPVEPYDPNQIDVLTRTPTINLVLSRLRRGKIDLQPDFQRAAGIWNDDNQSRLIESMLLRIPLPAFYAAETPDDAWAIVDGIQRLTSIARFMAPELTPFQPLKLKGLNYLTFEGASFEDLPGHLQTRLEETEIVLHLIRLGTPDAAKFNIFARLNTGGLPLTTQELRHALIPGPARGILAELADSFEFQAATDGSVASSRMADREMVLRFIAFLRIDPKSYGEKDFDQFLRKSMQQINNLPASEIAQIKSYFTRSMSVAHEIFGPYAFRKRYVAKSNRFPINKALFEALGVTLARRSPRQLEALIAQREAVVSGFMTLMSNDTRFEQSISVSTGDPARVRYRFATLDEMLSNFDRRK; from the coding sequence ATGGCGCAGCAGCATGACGCCGACTTTCAAACCTTCGCGATGCTCCGAGAATTGGGCGACAGCGGTGAACTTGTGGATGTCGAGCGAGAGAACTCGGACGGCCCGGTCGAGCCATACGACCCGAACCAGATCGACGTACTGACCCGGACACCGACGATCAATCTTGTGCTGTCACGTCTGCGGCGCGGAAAGATCGACCTGCAACCGGATTTCCAGCGCGCCGCCGGGATCTGGAACGACGACAACCAGAGTCGGCTCATCGAATCGATGCTGCTCCGAATTCCCTTGCCCGCCTTCTATGCCGCAGAAACCCCGGATGACGCCTGGGCGATCGTGGATGGCATCCAACGACTGACATCGATTGCCCGATTCATGGCACCGGAACTGACACCATTCCAACCGCTGAAGCTCAAGGGATTGAACTACCTCACCTTCGAGGGCGCGAGCTTCGAGGATCTACCCGGACACCTCCAAACTCGATTGGAGGAGACCGAGATCGTGCTCCACCTCATCAGGCTAGGAACTCCGGATGCCGCAAAGTTCAACATCTTCGCGCGCCTCAATACCGGCGGCCTGCCTCTGACCACGCAGGAGTTGCGCCACGCATTGATTCCGGGACCGGCGCGCGGAATTCTGGCCGAGCTTGCGGATTCGTTCGAGTTCCAGGCTGCGACCGATGGGTCGGTGGCCAGCAGCCGCATGGCCGACCGCGAGATGGTGCTGCGTTTCATCGCATTCCTTCGCATCGACCCGAAGTCCTATGGGGAGAAGGATTTTGATCAATTCTTACGCAAGAGCATGCAACAGATCAACAATCTGCCTGCCAGTGAGATAGCTCAAATCAAATCATACTTCACTCGTTCGATGTCTGTGGCTCACGAGATATTCGGACCGTACGCATTTCGTAAACGCTACGTCGCCAAGTCGAATCGCTTTCCCATCAACAAGGCACTGTTCGAAGCACTCGGAGTCACACTCGCCAGGCGCTCCCCACGACAACTGGAAGCCTTGATCGCCCAACGCGAAGCAGTCGTGAGCGGATTCATGACCCTGATGTCCAACGACACCAGGTTCGAGCAGTCAATCTCAGTAAGCACCGGAGATCCGGCGCGAGTACGGTACCGCTTCGCAACCCTCGACGAAATGCTCTCGAACTTCGATCGGAGAAAGTAA
- a CDS encoding DUF3696 domain-containing protein — protein sequence MIREIRLLNFKGFADQKIPLGQFTLLTGLNSSGKSTVLQAFALTRQSAEAGPIFGSTSSLYCGFTLNGEMVELGTGRDLRHESWISNGEITLDFRFEDPATGKEFRLQWSAGYDADEDFLKFESMPSMEEWVSNPRPNFLRSSLFQYLRADRINPAVSYPRSSKSRQGFLGSRGEYTADVLRQHQDDPVPPEVRHPTAVSDQLLRQTEAWLGHLCPGINLTATGIDGTDAVRIAYSHGTGGLTSSNQYRPTNVGFGLTYVLPIIVACLTAKPGALILLENPEAHLHPRGQAALAELVVRAAKTGAQVIVESHSDHILNGVRIAVKKNLIQPDQLKLHYFHSGSTAGHAFQTIEVGPAGTIAQWPVGFFDEWDRALDELID from the coding sequence ATGATCCGCGAGATCCGATTGCTGAACTTCAAAGGATTCGCCGATCAGAAAATTCCATTAGGTCAATTCACACTTTTGACCGGACTGAATTCCTCCGGGAAGAGCACAGTCCTGCAAGCATTTGCCCTGACTCGCCAGTCTGCGGAGGCAGGACCGATTTTCGGGTCTACTTCAAGCCTCTATTGCGGGTTCACGCTCAATGGAGAAATGGTCGAACTCGGCACTGGCCGCGATTTACGACATGAGTCATGGATTTCCAATGGAGAGATAACACTGGATTTCCGGTTCGAAGACCCGGCGACCGGCAAGGAATTCCGGTTACAATGGTCCGCTGGATACGACGCTGACGAAGATTTTCTGAAATTCGAATCCATGCCGTCCATGGAGGAATGGGTATCGAATCCGCGACCAAATTTCCTGAGATCGAGCCTTTTCCAGTACCTGCGGGCCGATCGCATCAATCCGGCAGTGAGCTACCCCCGCTCCAGCAAGAGCAGGCAAGGGTTCCTCGGTTCCAGAGGGGAGTACACCGCTGATGTGCTGAGGCAACATCAAGACGATCCGGTACCGCCGGAGGTTCGGCATCCGACCGCCGTCTCTGACCAGTTGTTGCGGCAGACCGAAGCCTGGCTAGGCCATCTCTGTCCCGGAATCAATCTCACCGCCACAGGCATCGACGGCACCGATGCGGTTCGAATCGCCTACAGCCACGGCACCGGTGGGCTCACCTCATCGAACCAATATCGCCCCACCAACGTCGGATTCGGCCTCACTTACGTCCTACCGATCATCGTTGCCTGCCTCACGGCGAAGCCGGGGGCGTTGATCCTGCTGGAGAACCCCGAGGCGCACCTCCATCCCCGAGGCCAAGCAGCCCTCGCGGAGCTTGTCGTGCGAGCGGCCAAGACCGGTGCGCAAGTAATCGTGGAGTCACACAGTGATCACATCCTCAACGGTGTTCGGATCGCTGTGAAGAAGAACCTGATCCAGCCGGATCAATTGAAACTGCACTACTTTCACTCCGGATCAACAGCAGGTCATGCATTTCAAACCATCGAGGTAGGTCCGGCGGGTACCATCGCGCAGTGGCCCGTCGGCTTCTTCGACGAGTGGGACCGGGCGCTGGACGAACTGATCGACTGA
- a CDS encoding lysophospholipid acyltransferase family protein, whose translation MFYWLLKFVLVGPFIQLINRPKVEGVENIPADGAAILAGNHLSFTDWLFTPLASPRRITYLAKAEYFTTPGFKGRLQKFFFSGAGQYPIDRSSGTAAEGALDSARKLLNEGRLVGLYPEGTRSPDGRLYKGKTGVARLALETGVPVIPVALIGTDEVCPPGPFRWRPRKVTVKFGKPIDFSRYEGMGGNRFVERAVTDEIMYELMRMGDQEYVDVYAASLKKGVPSGTRPDADRIPQTMAG comes from the coding sequence ATGTTCTACTGGCTGCTGAAGTTCGTCTTGGTGGGACCGTTCATCCAGCTCATCAACCGGCCCAAGGTCGAAGGGGTGGAGAACATCCCCGCCGATGGCGCCGCGATTCTGGCCGGTAACCACCTGTCGTTCACCGACTGGCTGTTCACCCCCCTCGCGAGTCCGCGTCGCATCACCTACCTGGCCAAGGCCGAGTACTTCACCACCCCGGGTTTCAAGGGCCGGCTGCAGAAGTTCTTCTTCTCCGGCGCCGGCCAGTACCCGATCGATCGCTCCAGCGGTACCGCCGCCGAGGGCGCTCTCGACTCCGCGCGCAAGCTGCTGAACGAGGGCCGTCTGGTCGGCCTGTACCCCGAGGGCACCCGCTCCCCGGACGGCCGCCTGTACAAGGGCAAGACCGGTGTCGCGCGGTTGGCGCTGGAGACCGGTGTCCCCGTCATCCCGGTCGCCCTGATCGGCACCGACGAGGTCTGCCCGCCCGGACCGTTCCGCTGGCGTCCGCGCAAGGTCACCGTGAAATTCGGTAAGCCCATCGACTTCTCGCGCTACGAGGGTATGGGCGGCAACCGCTTCGTCGAGCGTGCCGTCACCGACGAGATCATGTACGAACTGATGCGCATGGGCGATCAGGAGTACGTGGACGTCTATGCCGCCTCGCTCAAGAAGGGCGTCCCCTCGGGTACCCGCCCCGATGCCGACCGCATCCCCCAGACCATGGCGGGCTGA
- a CDS encoding ROK family glucokinase, which translates to MRGGGHVPLTVGIDVGGTNIRASVVDGAGEVLDTVTASTPQSARALEDGLARVVKELCARHAIGAVGLAVAGFVDEDRATVRFAPHLPWEDAPVARRLTDRLGLPVLLEHDANAALWAEYRFGAAAGGRNVVLVAIGTGIGAALLIDGRLYRGSYGVAPELGHLQVVPNGRACACGKRGCWERYCSGTALVDTALEMLATDPTRSTMLAREAGRDPGSLTGRRVAGAAQDGDPVALDVMADFARWLGLGLAFVSDIFDPDLIVVAGGVSSSAPLFLDDAREHYAGSITGARHRRLARIRTAQLGEAAGMIGAAELARAALEAQRDAVPAGPAGR; encoded by the coding sequence ATGAGGGGCGGTGGGCACGTGCCGCTGACGGTGGGAATCGATGTGGGCGGCACCAATATTCGCGCGTCGGTGGTCGACGGCGCCGGTGAGGTGCTCGATACCGTGACCGCGTCCACGCCGCAGTCCGCGCGGGCCCTGGAGGACGGGCTGGCGCGGGTGGTGAAGGAACTGTGTGCCCGCCATGCCATCGGCGCGGTCGGGCTGGCGGTCGCCGGATTCGTGGACGAGGACCGGGCCACGGTGCGGTTCGCGCCGCATCTGCCCTGGGAGGACGCGCCCGTCGCGCGGCGGCTCACCGATCGGCTCGGGCTGCCGGTACTGCTCGAACATGATGCGAACGCGGCGCTGTGGGCCGAGTACCGGTTCGGTGCGGCGGCGGGTGGGCGCAATGTGGTGCTGGTGGCCATCGGCACCGGTATAGGAGCCGCGCTGCTCATCGACGGGCGGCTGTATCGCGGAAGCTACGGCGTGGCACCCGAACTCGGTCATCTCCAGGTGGTCCCGAACGGTCGCGCCTGCGCCTGCGGTAAGCGCGGCTGCTGGGAAAGGTATTGCAGCGGAACGGCTCTGGTGGATACCGCGCTGGAGATGCTGGCCACCGATCCGACCCGCTCCACCATGCTGGCCCGTGAGGCCGGTCGCGATCCGGGTTCGCTCACCGGTCGCCGGGTGGCCGGTGCCGCCCAGGACGGCGACCCCGTGGCCCTGGATGTGATGGCCGATTTCGCCCGCTGGCTCGGCCTGGGTCTGGCCTTCGTCAGCGATATCTTCGATCCGGATCTCATCGTGGTGGCCGGTGGTGTCAGCTCCTCGGCCCCGCTGTTCCTCGACGATGCGCGCGAGCATTACGCCGGATCCATCACCGGTGCCCGGCATCGCCGTCTGGCTCGGATCCGGACCGCCCAACTCGGTGAGGCGGCGGGCATGATCGGCGCGGCCGAACTCGCCCGCGCGGCACTCGAGGCGCAGCGTGATGCGGTCCCGGCGGGTCCGGCCGGGCGCTGA
- a CDS encoding ArsA family ATPase: MELFVGKGGVGKTTLACATALAYARGGQRVLLASLDQAHSLGDALGFRFRHQPGSVPGVAAVQPGLDVIEVDSLALLEDRFRTVLLMVSGEGHEHGIDLGALDPAELTGLPGVQEILALLEITEFAQARQWDVIILDCPPSADMLRILTAPDTLLGYLERVWPPHARTLSAIGGDLRRAVLAVTVEQIVASVTAARDLIADQRRTTARLVTAAEQVAVAESTRVRSAAALLGLRLEAVLVNKVLPETAAPDYGANIHPAVQWYFNRRGEQLDVVADLRKRMGGIPVQVVTHAGAEPVGLSSLTALSYAVDASGNWVGPGPVPMLGTDVDGVPSVSAGPVVRLEAGTGVHSVFAMRMHLPVVDPSTLQLGRVEDDLIVGADGVRRRLRLAPVLRRCTVDAAELEGDQLVIRFRPDPEVWPK, translated from the coding sequence GTGGAACTGTTCGTCGGCAAGGGTGGGGTAGGAAAGACGACGCTGGCGTGCGCGACCGCACTCGCCTACGCGCGCGGCGGGCAGCGGGTGCTGCTGGCCTCCCTCGATCAGGCGCACTCCCTCGGCGACGCACTGGGATTCCGGTTCCGGCATCAACCCGGCAGCGTGCCCGGGGTGGCGGCGGTACAGCCGGGGCTCGATGTGATCGAGGTGGATTCCCTTGCGCTGCTGGAGGATCGCTTCCGCACGGTGCTGCTCATGGTCTCGGGCGAGGGGCATGAGCACGGTATCGACCTCGGTGCGCTGGACCCCGCCGAACTCACCGGATTGCCCGGCGTCCAGGAGATCCTGGCACTGTTGGAGATCACCGAATTCGCACAGGCCCGGCAGTGGGATGTGATCATCCTGGACTGCCCGCCGTCGGCGGATATGCTGCGCATTCTCACCGCCCCGGACACCCTGCTCGGTTATCTCGAACGCGTTTGGCCCCCGCACGCGCGCACCCTCAGCGCCATCGGCGGCGATCTGCGCCGCGCGGTCCTGGCCGTCACGGTCGAGCAGATCGTGGCCTCGGTGACTGCCGCCCGCGATCTCATCGCCGATCAGCGGCGCACCACCGCGCGCCTGGTCACCGCCGCCGAACAGGTGGCGGTCGCCGAATCCACCCGGGTACGTTCGGCCGCCGCGCTGCTGGGCCTGCGCCTGGAGGCCGTCCTGGTCAACAAGGTGCTGCCCGAGACCGCCGCGCCCGACTACGGTGCGAATATTCACCCCGCCGTGCAGTGGTATTTCAACCGGCGCGGGGAACAACTGGATGTGGTCGCCGATCTCCGTAAACGTATGGGTGGTATCCCGGTCCAGGTGGTGACGCATGCCGGAGCCGAACCTGTCGGACTGAGTTCGTTAACGGCACTGTCCTATGCGGTCGATGCGAGTGGTAACTGGGTGGGACCGGGTCCTGTCCCTATGCTTGGCACAGATGTGGACGGGGTGCCGTCCGTTTCGGCCGGGCCGGTGGTTCGGCTGGAGGCGGGAACGGGTGTGCATTCGGTGTTCGCCATGCGCATGCATCTACCCGTGGTCGATCCGTCGACCCTGCAGCTGGGACGAGTGGAGGACGATTTGATCGTGGGAGCGGACGGGGTCAGGCGCCGGCTGCGGCTGGCGCCGGTATTGCGGCGGTGCACGGTCGATGCCGCCGAACTCGAAGGCGATCAGTTGGTGATCCGCTTCCGGCCCGATCCCGAGGTCTGGCCGAAATGA
- a CDS encoding SRPBCC family protein: MADRTQRSIVIDAPSDRVMAVIADLESYPEWVAAAHSVEVLDKLPDGRARTARFVLDAGVVKDTYTLSYTWRPDGKAVSWTLVGGDLQKAQDGSYELIVLPDGGTQVVYELTVDLNIPMIGMFKRKAEKVITDTALKELKKRVEG; this comes from the coding sequence ATGGCCGATCGAACTCAACGGTCGATCGTGATCGACGCCCCCTCGGATCGAGTGATGGCCGTCATCGCGGACCTGGAGTCGTATCCGGAATGGGTCGCCGCGGCCCACTCGGTAGAGGTGCTCGACAAACTCCCGGACGGCCGGGCGCGCACCGCGCGCTTCGTCCTGGACGCGGGCGTCGTGAAGGACACCTACACGCTCTCCTACACCTGGCGTCCCGACGGCAAGGCCGTCAGCTGGACCCTGGTCGGCGGTGATCTGCAGAAGGCCCAGGACGGCAGCTACGAACTGATCGTGCTGCCCGACGGCGGCACCCAGGTGGTGTACGAACTCACCGTGGACCTGAACATTCCGATGATCGGCATGTTCAAGCGCAAGGCCGAGAAGGTCATCACCGATACGGCATTGAAAGAACTCAAGAAACGGGTCGAAGGCTGA
- a CDS encoding polyketide cyclase / dehydrase and lipid transport — translation MSSIQVADQTFVAASGVAVGEMLADRGRWRQWWPDLQLQVREDRADKGIRWTVTGAATGTMEVWLEPMLDGVILHYFMHAEPRGVEGMSPRDLLAVNRTRRVAGKKMSFEVKARLEAGRKAGVAPAAAQ, via the coding sequence GTGAGCAGTATCCAGGTTGCCGATCAGACCTTCGTCGCCGCGTCCGGCGTTGCCGTCGGGGAAATGCTGGCCGATCGGGGCCGCTGGCGGCAGTGGTGGCCGGACCTGCAGTTGCAGGTGCGGGAAGACCGGGCCGACAAGGGAATTCGGTGGACCGTCACCGGTGCGGCGACCGGCACCATGGAGGTGTGGCTCGAGCCCATGCTCGACGGGGTGATCCTGCACTACTTCATGCATGCCGAACCGCGTGGCGTCGAGGGGATGTCGCCGCGGGATCTGCTGGCCGTCAACCGCACTCGTCGCGTGGCCGGGAAGAAGATGTCCTTCGAGGTCAAGGCGCGGCTCGAGGCCGGTCGCAAGGCCGGGGTCGCACCCGCCGCCGCGCAGTAG
- a CDS encoding glycosyltransferase family 4 protein encodes MGRTLLVTNDFPPRPGGIQSYVHALAMQLPPDELVVYAPRWKGDSHWKFDAEQPFQVVRHPTTLMLPTPLVARRAAKLLRDEQCDRVWFGAAAPLALMSPLLRRAGAERILASTHGHEVGWSMLPGARQALRAIGDNTDVITYVSKYTRRRFSAAFGARAALEYLPPAVDSEVFKPDPAARAELRERYGLGDRPTILCLSRLVPRKGQDVLLVAMLEIRKQIPGAVLVIAGGGPYEQKLHVLAESLGVTDDVVFTGRVPAAELAAHHTIADVFAMPCRTRGLGLDVEGLGIVFLEASATGVPVVAGNSGGAPETVREGETGYVVDGKSPESITKAIVDVLSDRDAAARMGAAGRTWVQEQWRWDRMGERLRDLLDPPVRSTPGITLN; translated from the coding sequence ATGGGGCGAACGCTGCTGGTTACCAATGATTTCCCGCCACGACCGGGAGGTATCCAGTCCTACGTGCATGCACTGGCCATGCAGCTACCCCCCGACGAACTGGTCGTCTACGCCCCACGCTGGAAGGGTGACAGCCACTGGAAGTTCGACGCGGAACAGCCTTTTCAGGTGGTGCGGCACCCCACCACGCTGATGCTGCCCACGCCGCTGGTGGCACGGCGCGCGGCCAAACTGCTCCGTGACGAACAGTGCGATCGGGTCTGGTTCGGCGCCGCCGCACCGCTGGCGCTCATGTCCCCGCTACTGCGCCGCGCGGGTGCCGAGCGAATTCTGGCCTCCACCCACGGGCATGAGGTCGGCTGGTCCATGCTGCCCGGCGCGCGCCAGGCGCTACGCGCCATCGGCGACAACACCGATGTCATCACCTACGTCAGTAAATACACGCGCCGTCGCTTCTCCGCGGCCTTCGGTGCGCGGGCCGCGCTCGAATACCTGCCGCCCGCAGTCGATTCCGAGGTGTTCAAACCGGATCCGGCGGCCCGCGCCGAACTTCGCGAGCGCTACGGCCTGGGTGACCGCCCCACCATCCTGTGCCTGTCCCGCCTGGTCCCGCGCAAGGGGCAGGATGTGCTGCTGGTCGCGATGCTGGAGATCCGCAAGCAGATTCCGGGCGCGGTGCTGGTCATCGCGGGCGGAGGACCCTACGAGCAGAAGCTGCACGTCTTGGCGGAGTCGCTCGGCGTCACCGATGATGTGGTCTTCACCGGTCGGGTCCCCGCTGCCGAGCTCGCCGCCCACCACACCATCGCCGATGTCTTCGCCATGCCCTGCCGCACCCGCGGCCTCGGCCTCGATGTGGAGGGCCTGGGCATCGTCTTCCTGGAAGCCTCCGCCACCGGAGTCCCCGTGGTAGCGGGCAATTCGGGTGGTGCCCCCGAAACCGTCCGCGAGGGCGAAACCGGGTATGTGGTCGACGGCAAATCCCCCGAATCCATCACCAAGGCCATTGTCGACGTCCTCTCCGACCGCGACGCCGCCGCTCGCATGGGCGCGGCCGGTCGCACCTGGGTCCAGGAGCAATGGCGCTGGGACCGCATGGGCGAACGCCTGCGCGACCTGCTCGACCCGCCGGTCCGCAGCACCCCCGGTATCACCCTGAACTAG
- a CDS encoding NlpC/P60 family protein, with protein MVGANNIGPALADPVAAPASAGEAVQRLIDLSRQSEQLNQQALNAQADLDTKVAAAKDADSKAAAAATTLDAARSEIRRYQPVIDRAANSALLGSRTNRLTSLLVSSSPQQLLDQMSIVDLVGTRTNDQLSQYQKVSSAASAAEAAARTAADVARAASAQADAVRTDLESKRAALQGSMAGVIAAWGQLSANDRSALAGSMFPPGFDKDSLLRGLVPGSGTSALAAGLTRIGAPYVWGAVGPEQFDCSGLVQWAFHQVGKNVPRTSQQQAGYGTPVDQKDLQPGDVVFFYSDISHVGIYAGNGLMLHASTFGVPVQVAPMGSSPFHSARRF; from the coding sequence CTGGTGGGAGCCAACAACATCGGACCCGCGCTGGCCGATCCGGTCGCCGCACCGGCATCGGCCGGGGAAGCGGTGCAGCGACTGATCGACCTCTCGCGCCAGTCCGAACAGCTCAATCAGCAGGCGCTGAACGCCCAGGCCGATCTCGACACCAAGGTCGCCGCCGCCAAGGACGCCGATTCCAAGGCCGCGGCCGCCGCAACCACATTGGACGCGGCTCGCTCCGAGATTCGCAGATATCAGCCGGTTATCGATCGCGCGGCCAATTCGGCCCTGCTCGGTAGTCGTACCAACCGGCTCACCTCGCTGCTGGTCAGCTCCTCACCGCAGCAGCTGCTCGACCAGATGTCCATCGTGGATCTGGTCGGCACCCGCACCAATGATCAACTGAGCCAGTATCAGAAGGTCAGCTCCGCCGCCTCCGCCGCCGAAGCCGCGGCCCGCACCGCCGCCGACGTCGCCCGCGCCGCGAGCGCACAGGCCGATGCGGTGCGCACCGACCTGGAGTCCAAGCGGGCCGCACTACAGGGCTCCATGGCGGGCGTCATCGCCGCCTGGGGTCAGCTCTCGGCCAATGATCGCTCCGCCCTCGCGGGTTCGATGTTCCCGCCGGGCTTCGACAAGGATTCGCTGCTGCGCGGACTCGTCCCCGGCAGCGGCACCAGCGCCCTCGCCGCCGGACTCACCCGCATCGGCGCACCCTATGTCTGGGGCGCGGTCGGTCCCGAACAGTTCGACTGCTCCGGTCTCGTGCAGTGGGCCTTCCATCAGGTCGGCAAGAACGTGCCGCGCACCAGCCAGCAGCAGGCCGGTTACGGTACGCCGGTGGACCAGAAGGATCTGCAGCCCGGCGATGTGGTCTTCTTCTACTCCGACATCTCCCATGTCGGTATCTACGCGGGCAATGGTTTGATGTTGCACGCCTCCACATTCGGCGTCCCCGTCCAGGTGGCGCCGATGGGATCATCACCGTTCCATTCCGCGCGTCGATTCTGA
- a CDS encoding C40 family peptidase, which yields MATKTVKRALTAGAVGAATLSALLLPATPASAQPVTIPGVGTFDVPDQVQLPAGIPGVPESLPVQLPAIPGVEMPGVPAPAAPQASPRQQVVDAAMSRIGDPYVYGAAGPNAFDCSGLVQWSYAQAGINLPRTSYEQLNAGAPISEEALEPGDVVSFYGGSHSGIYVGDGNVVHASTSGQPVKVAPISSMPFAGARRI from the coding sequence ATGGCGACCAAGACCGTCAAGCGGGCCCTCACGGCCGGTGCCGTCGGCGCTGCCACGCTGAGCGCGCTGCTGCTGCCCGCCACTCCTGCATCGGCGCAGCCGGTGACCATCCCCGGCGTCGGCACCTTCGACGTGCCGGACCAGGTTCAGCTCCCCGCCGGGATTCCGGGTGTGCCGGAGTCCCTTCCGGTGCAGCTGCCCGCCATCCCGGGCGTCGAGATGCCGGGTGTCCCCGCCCCCGCCGCCCCGCAGGCCAGCCCGCGCCAGCAGGTCGTGGACGCCGCCATGAGCCGCATCGGCGACCCGTACGTCTACGGCGCCGCCGGCCCGAACGCCTTCGACTGCTCCGGTCTGGTGCAGTGGTCCTACGCGCAGGCCGGAATCAACCTGCCGCGCACCAGCTATGAGCAGCTCAATGCCGGCGCCCCCATCTCGGAGGAGGCGCTGGAGCCGGGCGATGTGGTGTCGTTCTACGGCGGCAGCCACTCCGGCATCTACGTGGGTGACGGCAATGTCGTGCACGCCTCGACCTCCGGTCAGCCGGTCAAGGTCGCCCCGATCTCGTCCATGCCGTTCGCCGGCGCGCGCCGGATCTGA